In one Solanum lycopersicum chromosome 11, SLM_r2.1 genomic region, the following are encoded:
- the LOC138339407 gene encoding uncharacterized protein, which yields MVSEPRFKGLTCIQVESTQSLKDQYGDMTWSRTNVIGGRGEALYEAIVEAPARGRGRSRARGRASSTTLARGRGRRAAPVRGRDREGGGATTTTHDSRTREGAHTKEQQQAPAVQDAMGQLPVDSVVQNDVAPAVGGQIAPVVVLTEDEQQVVGLAESHGVRYATLQLLGPAREWWRTYSGSLPVGSPPVTWEQFASAFRDRFISWSVREESCLRFESLRQDCLSVTEYEARFFQLSRHALAIIPNETERIRKFMRGLTFSIRSAVFRTSREGASFQSIVNATKEAELMEREEFGDPERARISGQFHGASSGGRGSQRVSASFQQRGPIHESMPTFEGGQTSRGSYGPGQGSYGSQQRPTGRGNYSGFPGSTQQFPSQRFCFSCGDPDHLMLNCTSKRGRGGPRLNSSFQTRPPAPHAQQSGGRGTTQAGGGRGGHCYAFPGSSEAETSNAVITVMPGIPRVGWKSASGSYPSKVISFIRAQKLMERGCFSYLAFIRDTSVEPPSMDSVPVVQEFLDDVGFQWSDEYEESFQKLKILLTSAPMFTLPEEGVDFTVYCDASAVGLGGVLMQKGKVIAYGSRQLNSHEKNYPTQELELAAVANVVADALSRKTPSMGSLAALSIEERHLARDVKILANSLVRLQISEESDGMIAFIEARSSLVEQIRAHQFDDEKLCLIRDKVLRGETKEAVFDSDVGGYDSIWVVIDRLTKSAASRFGSRFTIYFSLLEGITTWSGYSVRYEYDISPPDRWSILVDHSVHPVFDDSMLRKYIPDESHVISLDSVELGPDFTYEEETIAILDRQIRKLRTKEIASVKVQWKHRSVREATWEIESDMRS from the exons atggtatcagagcccagGTTCAaaggtctcacgtgtatacaagtcgagtctacacagagtctcaaggatcagtacggagac atgacgtGGAGTAGAACTAATGTTAttggtggtagaggggaggcacttTATGAGGCAattgttgaggccccagctaggggtaggggtagatctcgagctagaggtcgtgctagtagtacAACACTAGCCAGAGGTCGTGGACGTAGAGCAGCACCAGTGAGAGGTCGTGATAGAGAG ggtggtggtgcGACTACCACAacacatgactctcgtactagagagggggctcatACCAaagagcagcaacaagctccAGCTGTTCAGGATGCGAtggggcaactaccagtagatTCCGTGGTtcagaatgatgttgcaccagcagttgggggtcaaaTTGCACCGGTGGTTGTTCTGACCgaggatgagcagc aggtggttggattagctgagtcacatggggttcgatatgctacactccagcttctTGGTCCAGCGAGAGagtggtggaggacttattcaGGGAgtttgccagttggatctcctccggtgacttgggagcagtttgctagtgcattccGAGATCGTTTTATCtcatggagcgtgagagaggagagttgcttgaggtttgagagtctgagacaggattgtttatcggttacagagtatgaggcgcgttttttccagttgtctaggcatgcgttggccattattccaaatgagacagagaggatccgcaaATTTatgaggggattgactttctctatcaggtcagctgtgtttcggACATCTAGGGAGGGGGCTTCTTTCCAGTCTATTGTGAACGCCACCAAAGAGgcagaattgatggagagagaagAGTTTGGTGACCCTGAAAGGGCCCGTATATCAGGCcagtttcatggtgcctcatctggaggtaggggatcacagagagtgagtgcTTCTTTTCAGCAACGGGGACCCATTCATGaatctatgccgacatttgagggtggccagacatctaggggttcttatggCCCAGGTCAGGGCTCGTACGGTTCACAACAACGACCTACAGGGCGaggaaattatagtgggtttCCAGGGTCCACACAGCAGTTCCCAagtcagagattttgttttagttgtggagatcccgatcatctaatgctGAATTGTACTTCTAAAAGAGGTCGTGGTGGGCCTCGACttaattcttcattccagactagaccaccagcaccacatg ctcagcagagtgggggtagaggtaccacccaggctggaggtggacgaggaggccactgctatgctttcccgGGGAGTTCTGAGGCGGAGACCTCCAatgctgttattacag tAATGCCTGGTATTCCGAGGGTTGGGTGGAAGAGTgctagtggttcttatcctagcaaggtcatctcttttatccgtgctcagaAATTGATGGAGAGGGGGTGTTTTTCTTACTTAGcgtttattcgggatactagtgttgaaccaccttctatggactctgttcccgtggttcaggagtttctcgat gatgtgggttttcagtggtctgatgagtatgaggagagctttcaaaagctcaagattttgttgacttctgctcctATGTTTACTCTACCTGAGGaaggtgtagactttactgtgtattgtgatgcttctgcagttggtttgggtggtgtgttgatgcagaaggggaaagtgattgcttatggtTCTAGGCAATTGAAttcccatgagaagaactaccctactcaggAACTGGAGTTagcggctgtg gccaatgttgtggccgatgctctgagtaggaagactcctagcatggggagtcttgcagcgCTTAGTATTGAGGAGAGACATTTGGCTAGAGATGTGAAGatattagctaacagtcttgtccgcttgcagatttcagaagagagtgatgggatgattgcttttattgaggctcggtcttctttagtcgagcaaaTCCGTGCACAccaatttgatgatgaaaaattatgtctcattcgagacaaagtattgagaggggaaaCTAAGGAGGCTGTCtttgattctgatg tgggtggttatgactctatttgggttgttattgataggctgaccaagtctgctGCATCCCGGTTCGG atcgaggttcactatttacttctcacttctggaaggcattacaacatggtctgggtactcggttagatatgagtacgacATTTCACCCCcagacagatggtcaatcttagtggaccattcag ttcatcctgttttcgATGActctatgcttcggaagtatattcctgatgaatctcatgtgatttcactCGATTCTGTGGAGCTGGGTCCAGACTTCACATATGAGGAGGAGACTATAGCTATattggataggcaaattcgaaagcttaggaccaaggagattgcttcagtgaaggtgcagTGGAAGCACCGATCGGTGagagaggcaacttgggagatAGAGTCTGACATGCGTTCCTGA